Proteins encoded together in one Micromonospora auratinigra window:
- a CDS encoding T4 family baseplate hub assembly chaperone: protein MTEIEVRPRRPREHEVRLPVGHLDLDGRLHRTALLRKMTGHEEALLSDRKLRANGGKMVTELLNGCVRGIGEISQVNRSVIGALTSPDRNFLLLELRKLTFGTELEAHYTCPSCRETTVVLEDLETFPVRHSEGLGIPEIVVELEDGFEDRAKDAWYDVLRFRLPVGADEERVSLIARDNAAKGTNALLARCLVSVSGDGEEMPDNRREALGTKILSDLTMSDRGRIERAFRDEMPGVDLSREFDCGTCGRPMRTSLDLTSFFTPS from the coding sequence ATGACCGAGATCGAGGTCCGGCCCCGCCGGCCCCGCGAGCACGAGGTGCGACTGCCCGTCGGCCACCTCGACCTGGACGGGCGGCTGCACCGTACCGCCCTGCTGCGCAAGATGACCGGGCACGAGGAGGCGCTGCTCTCCGACCGCAAGCTGCGCGCCAACGGCGGCAAGATGGTCACCGAGCTGCTCAACGGCTGCGTGCGCGGCATCGGTGAGATCAGCCAGGTGAACCGGTCGGTGATCGGCGCGCTGACCTCACCGGACCGCAACTTCCTGCTGCTGGAGCTGCGCAAGCTCACCTTCGGCACCGAGCTGGAGGCGCACTACACCTGCCCGTCGTGTCGGGAGACCACGGTCGTGCTGGAGGACCTGGAGACCTTCCCGGTGCGCCACAGCGAGGGGCTGGGCATCCCGGAGATCGTGGTGGAGCTGGAGGACGGCTTCGAGGACCGGGCCAAGGACGCCTGGTACGACGTGCTGCGCTTCCGCCTGCCGGTCGGCGCCGACGAGGAACGGGTGTCGCTGATCGCCCGGGACAACGCGGCCAAGGGCACCAACGCGCTGCTGGCCCGCTGCCTGGTCAGCGTCAGCGGCGACGGGGAGGAGATGCCCGACAACCGCCGCGAGGCGCTCGGCACGAAGATCCTGTCCGACCTGACGATGAGCGACCGGGGCCGCATCGAGCGGGCGTTCCGCGACGAGATGCCCGGCGTCGACCTCAGCCGCGAGTTCGACTGCGGCACCTGCGGCCGGCCGATGCGCACCTCGTTGGACCTGACCAGTTTTTTTACCCCGAGCTGA
- a CDS encoding CIS tube protein has protein sequence MSNLQLRNPVRGFLVSVGLDPEILVQFQYNPDKVTDKRSVSYATLNAPGMLMPVRQYSAGGERTLSFTVVVDGLFKGPADDEIDVARDERGGIGPELNKYRAFVHPRTERWQDANGAPDGFTGLYAGAETVFAAPPTCRFGFGERVVDCVVTEVSITEQLYNPDLDPIRAEVQVTLAELTPYNPDPAAGGAI, from the coding sequence ATGAGCAACCTGCAACTGCGCAACCCGGTCCGCGGCTTCCTCGTCAGCGTCGGCCTCGACCCGGAGATCCTGGTCCAGTTCCAGTACAACCCGGACAAGGTCACCGACAAGCGCTCGGTCAGCTACGCCACGCTCAACGCGCCCGGCATGCTCATGCCGGTCCGGCAGTACAGCGCCGGCGGTGAGCGGACCCTGTCGTTCACGGTGGTGGTCGACGGCCTGTTCAAGGGGCCCGCGGACGACGAGATCGACGTGGCCCGCGACGAGCGCGGCGGGATCGGCCCGGAACTCAACAAGTACCGCGCGTTCGTGCACCCGCGCACCGAACGCTGGCAGGACGCCAACGGCGCCCCGGACGGCTTCACCGGCCTGTACGCCGGCGCGGAGACCGTCTTCGCGGCCCCGCCCACCTGCCGGTTCGGCTTCGGCGAGCGGGTCGTCGACTGCGTGGTCACCGAGGTCAGCATCACCGAACAGCTCTACAACCCCGACCTCGACCCGATCCGGGCCGAGGTGCAGGTGACCCTGGCCGAGCTGACGCCGTACAACCCCGATCCCGCCGCCGGAGGAGCGATCTGA
- a CDS encoding phage late control D family protein — MTAPGLPARVPYLSVVIEGQDITPWVTSVQVIEDDRLADSTTITVNDPRMIYADALMEGCVAEIDLGYAEPGQHALLLRALITKVELTYPENGVPQVKIKGEDKSIEMGLVEKKKNWTSTTVNAIVRKIAQPYRFADVVAGLSPDPRVTRENQDAKTDLAFLQDLAKKYTAKCFVELDENEREVLYFIPDRRILHLNRADKLVLRYRQGPGSNLMSFSPAFDASYIDRVKEVNDIDDGGRAVNTPPQPPVEVFIWPLAADLGSRASRVDLDRIDALYEVGVQAREKLQQELAKPRPRTGAVAASQQKLDDETGALESRRLGMSATGTTLGSIWMRAKCNVSITGVHERFAGDWYVTGVTHTIDSSGYKTDFKAVR, encoded by the coding sequence GTGACCGCGCCGGGACTGCCGGCCCGGGTGCCGTACCTCTCGGTGGTGATCGAGGGGCAGGACATCACGCCGTGGGTGACGTCGGTGCAGGTCATCGAGGACGACCGGCTCGCCGACAGCACCACGATCACGGTCAACGACCCGCGGATGATCTACGCGGACGCGCTGATGGAGGGCTGCGTGGCCGAGATCGACCTCGGGTACGCCGAGCCGGGCCAGCACGCCCTGCTGCTGCGCGCGCTGATCACCAAGGTCGAGTTGACCTACCCGGAGAACGGCGTGCCCCAGGTGAAGATCAAGGGCGAGGACAAGTCGATCGAGATGGGCCTGGTCGAGAAGAAGAAGAACTGGACCAGCACCACGGTCAACGCCATCGTCCGCAAGATCGCCCAGCCGTACCGGTTCGCCGACGTGGTGGCCGGGCTGAGCCCCGACCCCCGGGTCACCCGGGAGAACCAGGACGCCAAGACCGACCTGGCGTTCCTGCAGGACCTGGCGAAGAAGTACACCGCGAAGTGCTTCGTCGAACTCGACGAGAACGAGCGGGAGGTCCTCTACTTCATCCCGGACCGGCGCATCCTGCACCTCAACCGGGCCGACAAGCTGGTGCTGCGCTACCGGCAGGGGCCGGGCAGCAACCTGATGTCCTTCAGCCCGGCCTTCGACGCCAGCTACATCGACCGGGTCAAGGAGGTCAACGACATCGACGACGGCGGCCGGGCGGTCAACACCCCGCCGCAGCCGCCGGTGGAGGTGTTCATCTGGCCGCTCGCCGCCGACCTGGGCAGCCGGGCCAGCCGGGTCGACCTCGACCGGATCGACGCGCTGTACGAGGTCGGCGTGCAGGCCCGGGAGAAGCTCCAGCAGGAGCTGGCGAAGCCCCGCCCGAGGACCGGGGCGGTCGCGGCGAGCCAGCAGAAGCTCGACGACGAGACCGGCGCGCTGGAGTCCCGGCGTCTCGGCATGTCCGCCACCGGCACCACCCTCGGCTCGATCTGGATGCGGGCCAAGTGCAACGTCTCGATCACCGGGGTGCACGAGCGCTTCGCCGGCGACTGGTACGTCACCGGCGTCACCCACACGATCGACAGCAGCGGCTACAAGACCGACTTCAAGGCCGTCCGGTGA
- a CDS encoding phage baseplate assembly protein V — protein sequence MADQYFGKYSGVVKDNRDADKLGIVQVSVPTVFPAEEQVPARAALPYGMFFVPPKDMNVWVEFEGGDSNSPLWTGVQHVPGSWAPEAAKNPPTVRAFRTAAGHLLIFDDTEGSESVVLTDGVNAHRLTFDADGVVLTDGKNSHSITLDANGITVTDGVNHHEIELGSSAVTVKHGAGVAKVTLEAASAKAEAGAAKVELGPAGATVDGPVIMLGAGASLPLLRLGDQGIGNLGAPVPITITTQTKVIA from the coding sequence GTGGCTGACCAGTACTTCGGCAAGTACAGCGGCGTCGTCAAGGACAACCGGGACGCCGACAAGCTCGGCATCGTGCAGGTCAGTGTGCCCACCGTCTTCCCCGCCGAGGAGCAGGTGCCGGCGCGGGCCGCGCTGCCGTACGGGATGTTCTTCGTACCTCCGAAGGACATGAACGTGTGGGTGGAGTTCGAGGGCGGTGACAGCAACAGTCCGCTCTGGACGGGGGTGCAGCACGTTCCCGGCAGCTGGGCCCCGGAGGCGGCGAAGAATCCGCCGACCGTGCGGGCCTTCCGGACCGCCGCCGGCCACCTGCTGATCTTCGACGACACCGAGGGCAGCGAGTCGGTCGTGCTCACCGACGGCGTCAACGCCCACCGGCTCACCTTCGACGCGGACGGGGTGGTGCTCACCGACGGGAAGAACAGCCACTCGATCACCCTGGACGCCAACGGGATCACGGTCACCGACGGCGTCAACCACCACGAGATCGAGCTGGGTTCCAGCGCGGTGACGGTGAAGCACGGCGCGGGGGTGGCGAAGGTGACCCTGGAGGCGGCGTCGGCCAAGGCCGAGGCCGGGGCGGCCAAGGTCGAGCTGGGGCCGGCCGGCGCGACCGTCGACGGGCCGGTCATCATGCTCGGCGCCGGGGCCAGCCTGCCGCTGCTGCGCCTCGGCGACCAGGGCATCGGCAACCTGGGCGCGCCCGTCCCGATCACCATCACCACCCAGACCAAAGTGATCGCGTGA
- a CDS encoding GPW/gp25 family protein produces the protein MTTLRGMAMPFRVSAGGVARSEGPQKVADDLRHLLSTRLGERLLRRGYGGGVQHRLQQPNDHTLRTLIRHEIEQALRNHLPQARLTGPVRLTHDESELTVTFDYAIDSTEVAQRVALKLPRSS, from the coding sequence GTGACCACGCTGCGGGGCATGGCGATGCCGTTCCGCGTCTCCGCCGGCGGCGTCGCGCGCAGCGAGGGGCCGCAGAAGGTCGCCGACGACCTGCGCCACCTGCTCTCCACCCGGCTCGGCGAGCGGCTGCTGCGGCGCGGCTACGGCGGCGGCGTGCAGCACCGGCTCCAGCAGCCCAACGACCACACCCTGCGCACCCTGATCCGGCACGAGATCGAGCAGGCGCTGCGCAACCACCTGCCCCAGGCGCGGCTGACCGGCCCGGTCCGGCTGACGCACGACGAGTCCGAACTCACCGTCACCTTCGACTACGCCATCGACTCGACCGAGGTGGCGCAGCGGGTGGCACTGAAGCTGCCGAGGTCGTCATGA